One genomic region from Nocardia vinacea encodes:
- a CDS encoding ABC transporter permease yields MEQFLAFGIVGLSTAAIYAIIGSGLVLTYTTTGVFNFAHGAAGMVSAFVYWQLHIGWGVPAPLAIAAVLLVFAPLFGLVFARALAPTQGLGDAEKLVMTIALLSGLILLAQWVWDPNTARTLPKFFAEQRPMHFGVVTITWHQALTMVVAIAVAVGLRILLYRTRTGAEMRATVDDRALVGLTGADPRRANRVAWILGIELAAIGGILVAPTVALDAPQLSLLIVSAYTAAIFGRLRSLPMTFLGAIVVGCLESYLTGYLPQNEYLPGLRLAAPALLLFIALLLFPHGRLRGRDRRLSPVPLPTVSGSAAFAAVVVALGVVLATVLGEADLITYGQIFAFGVIGLSFVPLAGYAGQISLCQLSIAGIGAVIYAQYGADGQWWALLLAMAVAGAVGAVIALPALRLSGVYLALATVAFSVVLDRWVFTLPSVHIFGLEINFFEQGSVSLVGPRLFGLHLDSTAQVTVFAAVCLAAAGFAIAMLRRSRFGRRLIAMRDSEAAYATLGGDLLMAKVLVFALSAAIAGLGGALYGMQLRAVTSDHFNLVSGLPIFLIVVIAGLGAVGSGFFTGVAYAGPLLVIPVLWPSLLNLSQVLPSLGGIAFAGGMLGQGAIAAMREEWLPMFRDRVVMPVVLVVSVLLWVLRLADVITGWHLFFGLVLVVVGARVWIARQRVPAEPELPVEWWGIRRPWRTQDEEVLSRATAAAS; encoded by the coding sequence ATGGAGCAATTCCTCGCCTTCGGCATCGTCGGGCTGAGCACCGCGGCGATCTACGCGATCATCGGCAGTGGCCTGGTGCTCACCTACACCACCACCGGCGTATTCAATTTCGCGCACGGGGCGGCAGGCATGGTGTCGGCGTTCGTGTACTGGCAGTTGCATATCGGCTGGGGCGTGCCAGCGCCGTTGGCGATCGCCGCGGTGCTGTTGGTATTCGCACCGCTGTTCGGCTTGGTCTTCGCGCGGGCGTTGGCCCCTACCCAGGGCCTCGGCGACGCGGAGAAGTTGGTGATGACCATTGCCCTGCTGAGTGGTCTGATCCTGCTCGCCCAATGGGTGTGGGACCCCAACACGGCCCGCACCCTGCCGAAGTTCTTCGCCGAACAGCGACCGATGCACTTCGGGGTCGTCACCATCACCTGGCATCAGGCATTGACGATGGTGGTCGCGATCGCGGTGGCCGTGGGACTGCGGATCCTGTTGTACCGCACCAGGACCGGTGCGGAGATGCGGGCCACGGTCGACGATCGTGCGCTGGTGGGTCTGACCGGCGCCGACCCGCGGCGGGCGAACCGAGTGGCGTGGATTCTGGGCATCGAGTTGGCGGCGATCGGCGGCATCTTGGTGGCGCCGACCGTCGCGCTCGATGCGCCCCAGCTGTCGCTGCTGATCGTCAGCGCCTACACCGCGGCGATCTTCGGCCGGTTGCGCAGCCTGCCGATGACCTTCCTCGGCGCGATCGTGGTCGGCTGTCTGGAGAGCTACCTCACCGGCTATCTGCCACAGAACGAATATCTGCCGGGCCTGCGGCTGGCCGCGCCCGCGCTGCTGCTGTTCATCGCGCTGCTGCTGTTCCCGCACGGACGGCTGCGCGGCCGGGATCGGCGGCTCAGTCCGGTTCCGCTACCGACGGTTTCGGGATCGGCCGCCTTCGCGGCGGTGGTCGTGGCGCTGGGCGTCGTGCTGGCCACGGTCCTCGGTGAGGCCGATCTGATCACCTACGGGCAGATCTTCGCCTTCGGCGTGATCGGGTTGTCGTTCGTGCCGTTGGCCGGATACGCGGGGCAGATCTCGCTGTGTCAGCTCAGCATCGCCGGAATCGGAGCGGTCATCTATGCCCAGTACGGCGCGGACGGGCAGTGGTGGGCATTGCTGCTGGCAATGGCTGTCGCGGGTGCGGTGGGTGCGGTGATCGCATTGCCCGCGCTCCGGCTGTCCGGGGTCTATCTGGCCCTGGCGACAGTGGCGTTCTCGGTCGTCCTGGACCGGTGGGTATTCACCTTGCCGAGCGTGCACATATTCGGCCTGGAGATCAACTTCTTCGAACAGGGTTCGGTGAGTCTGGTCGGGCCACGACTGTTCGGTCTGCATCTCGACAGCACCGCCCAGGTGACCGTATTCGCGGCGGTATGCCTGGCGGCGGCGGGCTTCGCGATAGCGATGCTGCGGCGCAGCCGGTTCGGGCGACGTTTGATCGCGATGCGCGACAGCGAGGCCGCGTACGCGACCCTCGGCGGCGATCTGCTGATGGCGAAGGTACTGGTGTTCGCCCTCTCGGCGGCCATCGCCGGACTCGGCGGTGCGCTGTACGGCATGCAGTTGCGGGCGGTCACCTCCGATCACTTCAACCTGGTTTCCGGGTTGCCGATCTTCCTGATCGTGGTGATCGCCGGTCTCGGGGCGGTCGGCAGCGGCTTCTTCACCGGCGTCGCTTACGCCGGGCCGCTGCTGGTGATTCCGGTGCTCTGGCCGTCGCTGTTGAACCTGTCCCAGGTGCTGCCTTCGCTGGGCGGTATCGCCTTCGCCGGCGGCATGCTCGGTCAGGGTGCGATTGCCGCCATGCGGGAGGAATGGCTGCCGATGTTCCGCGATCGTGTGGTGATGCCGGTGGTGCTGGTCGTCTCGGTGCTGCTGTGGGTGCTTCGACTGGCTGATGTGATCACCGGCTGGCATTTGTTCTTCGGATTGGTGCTCGTCGTCGTCGGAGCCCGCGTCTGGATCGCGCGGCAGCGCGTGCCGGCCGAACCCGAACTACCGGTCGAATGGTGGGGGATTCGGCGGCCATGGCGGACCCAGGACGAGGAGGTGCTGAGCCGTGCCACCGCTGCTGCAAGTTGA
- a CDS encoding ABC transporter substrate-binding protein, which produces MKSQRILVALLAAALLAAGCSRGGEEVEGTNTTSSTASGDFGDLKNVCQAAKPSSSSAQGVTAGEIKVGVFSDVGFTKNTEFVDAANVFTSWCNAAGGIGGRKVVATVRDAKLREVRQRMIEACREDFALVGGGAALDSLGTEDRLKCLLPDFPAQVVDVKNTGSDLQVSSGASASRPYNPYTGYHQWLITTYPASAGAVGIITGDSPSTKAMVPKFQESMTAMNASVVYNELYPATGVADWTPYAQSIKSKGVKGLIFLGDFRSLAKLEDVLTGMDYKLDWIDANSNAYNSQFLQLAGNSLAGQSNFADLAGIAPVEAGATVPDVKLVKDLFAKYAPGKDVTYPVLRAFSAWLLFAKSAATCGDQLTRKCAYDAATKETAWTAGGLQAPTDMRPTGAALPKCYNIVQATPQGWQQPAEFKPDNGPYRCDMNAYVYKNDYGKGLTLADVGLSISDFK; this is translated from the coding sequence GTGAAATCGCAGCGAATACTCGTTGCTCTGCTGGCAGCCGCGCTGCTGGCGGCCGGCTGTAGTCGTGGTGGTGAGGAAGTCGAGGGCACCAACACCACCAGCTCGACTGCGTCGGGCGACTTCGGTGATCTGAAGAATGTCTGCCAGGCCGCTAAGCCGTCGAGTTCGTCCGCGCAGGGCGTGACCGCGGGCGAGATCAAGGTCGGTGTCTTCAGTGACGTCGGGTTCACCAAGAACACCGAATTCGTCGATGCGGCAAACGTTTTCACCTCCTGGTGCAATGCGGCCGGCGGTATCGGCGGGCGCAAGGTGGTGGCCACCGTGCGTGATGCGAAGCTCAGGGAAGTCCGCCAGCGGATGATCGAGGCCTGCCGCGAGGACTTCGCGCTGGTCGGTGGAGGCGCCGCGCTGGATTCGCTCGGCACCGAGGATCGGTTGAAGTGCCTGCTGCCGGACTTCCCGGCGCAGGTCGTCGATGTCAAGAACACCGGATCCGACCTGCAGGTCTCCAGCGGCGCGTCGGCCTCTCGCCCCTACAACCCCTACACCGGTTACCACCAGTGGCTGATCACGACCTACCCGGCCTCCGCCGGTGCGGTCGGCATCATCACCGGCGATTCGCCATCGACCAAGGCGATGGTGCCCAAATTCCAGGAATCAATGACCGCGATGAACGCCTCGGTCGTCTACAACGAGCTCTATCCGGCCACTGGCGTCGCGGACTGGACACCATACGCGCAGTCGATCAAGAGCAAGGGCGTCAAGGGGCTGATCTTCCTCGGCGATTTCCGCAGCCTGGCAAAGCTCGAGGATGTGCTGACCGGGATGGATTACAAGCTGGACTGGATCGACGCCAACAGCAACGCCTACAACTCGCAGTTCCTGCAGCTGGCAGGCAACTCCCTTGCGGGACAGAGCAATTTCGCCGATCTGGCCGGCATCGCGCCGGTCGAGGCGGGCGCGACGGTGCCGGACGTCAAGCTGGTGAAGGACCTGTTCGCCAAGTACGCCCCCGGCAAAGATGTCACCTATCCGGTACTGCGTGCGTTCTCCGCGTGGCTGCTTTTCGCCAAGTCAGCCGCGACCTGCGGTGATCAGCTGACCCGCAAGTGCGCCTACGACGCCGCCACCAAGGAGACGGCGTGGACCGCCGGCGGTCTCCAGGCGCCGACGGATATGCGCCCGACCGGGGCAGCACTGCCGAAGTGCTACAACATCGTGCAGGCCACCCCGCAGGGCTGGCAGCAGCCCGCGGAATTCAAGCCCGATAACGGCCCGTACCGCTGCGATATGAACGCCTACGTGTACAAGAACGACTACGGCAAGGGTCTGACCCTCGCCGACGTCGGTCTCAGTATCAGCGACTTCAAGTAG
- a CDS encoding amidohydrolase family protein yields the protein MSAQTKLPYPLFDADNHLYETKEALTRHLPKRYEGIIQYVEVNGRTKIAVRGQISQYIPNPTFSVVARPGAMEDYFKNGNPEGKSRREIFGEPMKAIDAFREPGPRLALMDELKVDRSLMFPTLASLVEERLRDDPEAIHAIVHSLNQWMHEEWSFNYKDRIFAVPVITLPIVEEAIKELEWVVEHGAKAILIRPAPVPGFRGPRSFALPEFDPFWKRVVELGVAVTMHTSDSGYARYTQEWDGANAEMLPFVTNAFSMVNEWRPVEDAVTSLLTHGALLRHPDLKVAIIESGAAWLGPLMTKLKETFKKAPEGFGMQDPIETIKRQIFVSPFYEEGVSDLIDLIGVDQVLFGSDYPHPEGLAQPTTFAGMLTHLPVDDQAKIMGGNLARLLGV from the coding sequence ATGTCGGCGCAAACCAAGTTGCCGTACCCGCTGTTCGACGCGGACAACCACCTGTACGAGACCAAGGAAGCACTGACCCGCCACCTGCCCAAGCGGTACGAGGGCATCATCCAGTACGTCGAGGTCAACGGCCGGACCAAGATCGCGGTACGGGGGCAGATCAGCCAGTACATCCCCAATCCCACCTTCTCGGTGGTCGCGCGTCCGGGCGCGATGGAGGATTACTTCAAGAACGGCAACCCGGAGGGCAAGAGCCGCCGCGAGATCTTCGGCGAGCCGATGAAGGCCATCGACGCCTTCCGTGAGCCCGGGCCGCGCCTGGCGCTCATGGACGAGCTGAAGGTCGACCGGAGCTTGATGTTCCCCACCCTGGCCAGCCTGGTGGAGGAGCGCCTGCGTGACGACCCGGAGGCCATCCACGCCATCGTCCACTCGTTGAACCAGTGGATGCACGAGGAATGGTCGTTCAATTACAAGGACCGCATCTTCGCCGTCCCGGTCATCACCCTGCCGATCGTCGAGGAGGCGATAAAGGAGCTGGAGTGGGTCGTCGAGCACGGCGCGAAGGCGATCCTGATTCGCCCCGCTCCGGTGCCCGGCTTCCGCGGCCCGCGCTCGTTCGCGCTGCCGGAATTCGATCCGTTCTGGAAGCGGGTCGTCGAGCTGGGCGTCGCCGTGACCATGCACACCTCCGACAGCGGCTACGCCCGCTACACCCAGGAATGGGACGGCGCCAACGCCGAGATGCTGCCGTTCGTCACCAACGCCTTCAGCATGGTCAACGAATGGCGACCGGTGGAGGACGCCGTGACCTCGTTGCTGACTCACGGTGCTCTGCTGCGGCATCCGGATCTGAAGGTCGCCATCATCGAAAGCGGCGCAGCCTGGCTGGGCCCGCTCATGACCAAACTGAAGGAAACCTTCAAGAAGGCGCCCGAAGGCTTCGGCATGCAGGACCCGATCGAGACCATCAAGCGGCAGATTTTCGTCAGCCCGTTCTACGAGGAGGGCGTGTCCGATCTGATCGATCTCATCGGTGTAGATCAGGTGCTTTTCGGTTCCGACTACCCGCATCCGGAAGGCCTGGCCCAGCCCACAACCTTCGCCGGCATGCTCACCCATCTGCCGGTCGACGACCAAGCCAAGATCATGGGCGGCAATCTGGCGCGTCTTCTCGGCGTATGA
- a CDS encoding FadD3 family acyl-CoA ligase: MTWETIPQMVMSAADRFGSAEAVVDGSLRISFTDLADRVRRSAGAFANAGVESGDRVAIWAPNSAEWIIAAFGLLSAGGVLVPVNTRFKAEEADDIVRRSGAKLLLVQQGFLGVEYAGPDGVPVIDLKSDFLSSGMPFERQVRGTDIADIIYTSGTTGKPKGVMMNHLQTLRLYSEWCELADLREGDRYLIVNPFFHTFGYKAGIIASLIRGATILPVPVFDVDRVLELVERERVTMLPGPPTLYHSLLEAKDRYELSSLRTAVTGAADIPVELIRRVHEELPFRSIMTGYGLTEAGTATASRPGDTFEQIATTVGTACDGIEVRIAGDGEVLVRGYSVMQGYLDDPEATAAAIDPEGWLHTGDLGSLDSAGRLRIIGRKKDMFIVGGFNAYPAEIEGVLLEHPAVAQVAVIGVPDERLGQVGKAFVVATGPISEQELISWAKARMAGYKVPRFADFREALPLNATGKVMKDQLR; the protein is encoded by the coding sequence ATGACCTGGGAGACCATCCCGCAGATGGTCATGAGTGCGGCCGACCGTTTCGGCAGTGCCGAAGCGGTCGTCGACGGATCGTTGCGGATCAGCTTTACCGATCTCGCTGATCGGGTACGCCGGTCCGCGGGCGCCTTCGCGAACGCCGGAGTCGAATCCGGTGACCGAGTGGCGATCTGGGCGCCCAATTCGGCCGAGTGGATCATCGCGGCGTTCGGGTTGCTGAGCGCGGGCGGGGTACTCGTCCCGGTCAACACCCGGTTCAAGGCCGAGGAGGCCGACGATATCGTGCGCCGCAGCGGGGCGAAACTGCTGCTGGTGCAGCAGGGCTTCCTCGGCGTGGAATACGCGGGGCCGGACGGCGTGCCGGTGATCGACCTGAAGTCGGACTTCCTGTCCAGCGGTATGCCGTTCGAACGGCAGGTGCGTGGCACGGATATCGCCGACATCATCTATACCTCGGGCACGACCGGAAAGCCCAAGGGCGTCATGATGAATCATCTGCAGACCCTGCGGCTGTATTCGGAATGGTGCGAGCTGGCCGATCTGCGGGAGGGTGATCGCTATCTGATCGTCAATCCGTTCTTCCACACCTTCGGATACAAGGCCGGGATCATCGCGTCGCTCATCCGCGGCGCGACGATCCTGCCGGTGCCGGTGTTCGATGTCGATCGGGTGCTCGAGCTGGTCGAGCGCGAGCGGGTGACGATGCTGCCCGGTCCGCCGACCCTTTATCACTCGCTGTTGGAGGCCAAGGACCGTTACGAGCTGTCGTCGTTGCGGACAGCGGTCACCGGGGCGGCCGATATTCCGGTCGAACTGATCCGCCGGGTGCACGAGGAGTTGCCGTTCCGATCGATCATGACCGGATACGGGCTCACCGAGGCGGGCACCGCGACGGCGTCGCGCCCCGGCGACACCTTCGAGCAGATCGCGACCACCGTCGGGACCGCCTGCGACGGCATCGAAGTGCGCATCGCCGGTGACGGCGAGGTGCTCGTCCGCGGGTACTCCGTCATGCAGGGCTACCTCGACGATCCCGAGGCAACCGCCGCGGCCATCGACCCCGAGGGCTGGCTGCACACCGGCGACCTCGGCAGCCTGGATTCCGCCGGACGGCTGCGCATCATCGGCCGTAAGAAGGACATGTTCATCGTCGGCGGCTTCAATGCCTATCCGGCCGAGATCGAAGGCGTACTCCTCGAGCATCCGGCCGTCGCCCAGGTGGCGGTGATCGGCGTTCCCGACGAGCGGCTCGGGCAAGTCGGTAAGGCGTTCGTGGTAGCGACCGGCCCGATCTCCGAACAAGAACTGATCAGCTGGGCCAAGGCCCGCATGGCGGGTTACAAGGTCCCGCGTTTCGCGGATTTCCGGGAAGCGCTGCCGTTGAACGCCACCGGGAAGGTGATGAAGGATCAGCTGCGGTAG